The sequence TAACCGCCCTCCGCCCAGCGCCGTGAGGGCTGGTAGATCTCGCCGGGGAAGACGGTGAACGCCGCGGGGATGGAGAACTTCTTCGGACCGAAGTACGGCGGCTTGTTGTCCCAATAGCTGCGGGCCGAGGAGACACCGGTGTTCGTCAGCCAATAGAGGGTGATGTTGTCGAGCACGTCGTCCCGCGTCAGCCGCTCCGGCGGCTGCCCTTCGGTCGGCGTGCGCATTGCCGCGAGGACCGCGGCTGCTGGTTGATCGTCGCCGTCGCCATGGTCGATCAGCCAGGCTGCGAGTGCGACCGGAGAATCCGCGAGTCCGTAGAGCGTTTGCGGACGCGTCGCCATTTCGATCGCGTAGCCCGCGTTCTTGACGAAGAAGCCCTGCAGCTTCTGGAGCGCGGCTTTCTCCTGGTCGGTTATGTCGGACGGCGGCGGTGCGCCGGTCTGGATCGTGTTCGACACGTTATCCGGAAGCGCGAACAGGAAGTTGGTGTGCACGCCCACGAGTTCCGCGGGCGCTGCGACCGCCATCGCGTCCGTGATCTGTCCGCCGACATCGCCGCCCTGCGCGACGAAGCGCGTGTATCCCAGGCGCTTCATCAATTCGACCCACGCGCGCGCCATGCGCGCATGATCCCAAGTCACCGTCGGCTTGGAGGAGAACCCATAGCCGGGGATCGACGGGATCACGACGTCGAAGGCGTCCTCCGCAGTGCCACCGAAGGCCGTGGGATCGGTGAGCGGGCCGATCAACTTGATCTGCTCGATGATCGAGCCGGGCCATCCGTGCGAGATGATCACGGGCAGCGCGCCCTTGTGCTTCGAACGCACGTGGATGAAGTGGATGTCGAGGCCGTCGATCTCGGTGACGAACTGCGGCAAGGCATTGAGCTTCGCTTCGCACTTGCGCCAGTCGTAGTCCGTGGCCCAGTAGCGCGCGAGTTCCTGCAGCGGGCCGAGCTGTACTCCCTGCGAAGTGTCCGTGACGTTTTCCTTTTCCGGCCACCTGGTCGCATTGATGCGACGCTTCATGTCGACCAGCTGTGTGTCGGGCGCTTTGAAGTGAAACGGACGAATGGCGCTACCGGCACTGGTTGTTGTTGCTTGTTGACTCATGGCTGCGTGTCCTCGCCGGGAAGGCGAAGACGCCGCGCGACGACACTAGGCCGCGCGCCGCACGGTCTGCGTCGCACCGGTGATGGTGGGGGGTCCATGCAGGGTCTGCCTTCAGGCGTGCGGCAGATATCACCTGCTTGGGTCGCAATCGGCTGTCTGACGGATTAGCTCACTTCGGCAAGTAATCGTTTGCCTCGACCAACTCCACCCCCGGCGCCTCGACGATGCACTGCCGCAACAAATACGCGTGCCCCTCACCGTAGAACACCACCGCGCGCCCACCCGCCGGCAGCGACTGCAGCAACCTGGCGCAGATCGCAAGATTGCGCGCATACCACGCACCGACCAGGCGCGCACCCGGCTGCGTGTCGCCATCGCCATAGCGCAGCATGTCCACGTAGAACCCATGGTTCTTGAGCGCGCGCTCTGGTGAGTTCATGTAGCGAAGCACCGATCCGATGCTGCCCTCGCGCACGCGCTCGCTGAGGTTCTGCACTTCGTGCCCCGCTCCCGCCAGCGCCGCATCCAATCGCGGTGCCATGCCGTGGCTGCTGGCGTAGGCCTTCACCGGATCGAACGGAAATTCCCCTTGCACGTCGATGCCGTGCACGCGCTCCAGCTCACGCAACTTCGCCAAGCGGAATCCCAACTGCACGACCTCGTTGCGCGAAGGCGGCAGCTTGCCGGCGCGGAAGCTCGCGTACTGCTCGTCCGTCTGCGCCTGCGGCCACTCCACCATGACCTCGGTCGGCGCGAACTTCGCAAGCGATGCGGCAACGGCGGCCAGTTCCTTCTGGCGTTTGTCCGTCAGCACGTCGTCGACCTGGACGTTGAAGACGTCGCGTCCCGGGTTGTCCAGGTGGAAGGTGCCGACGATCATGACTTTCGTCGGCGCCGGGTTCGCGGCCGTCTGTGCCGACGCATCGCCAGCGGCGATCAGCGCGCAAAGCAGCACCACCATCCTTGCGAACATGCGGGCACTCCTGCCAGGCGAGCGCGGGATTCTACTCGCCGAGCGACACGATGACATTGCCGACGGCCTTGCCGCCTTCCACCAGCGCATGGGCATCGGCGATCCGTTCCAGCGGAAGTTCGGCCGCGATGTTGTGCTGCAGGGCTCCGCTGGCGAGCAGGGCGGTCAACCCATCGATGGCACGCCGCCTGTCGCGCTCGGACAGGTGGTACACGATGAAGAAGTGGCACGAGATGTTCTTCAGGATGCCGGGCACGAAGGGCACCTCGACCATGGGGTGGCCGCTGCCGTAGATGACCACGTCACCATCGCGCGCCAGGAGGTCGAAATCGAGGGTGGCGTTCGCCGCGAAGTCGACTTCGATGATGCGATCAACCCCCCGCCCGTCCGTTGCCACGCGGATTGCTTCGCGCACGTCGGCGCGACGGTAGTCGATCGTCGCGTCGGCACCGGCGTCGCGCGCGAGTGTCGCCTTGGCTTCATTGCTGACGGTCGCGATCACCTGGGCAGCGCCCGTCAGGCGCGCCATCTGCACCGCGTAGTGCCCGACCGCGCCTGCGCCGCCGGCCACGAGCACGCGTTTTCCCTCCACGCCGCCGTGCATGTGCACGGCGTGGTACGCCGTCAACGCCGGAATACCGAGCAGCGCACCGACCTTGAGGTCCACGCCATCAGGCAACCTGACCGCCTGTTCGGCGGGCACGACGACGAACTCGGCCGCAGTGCCATCGGGCCGTCCCCAGGCCGCATTCCACAGCCACACGCGCTCCCCGACGCGCGCGGGATCGACGTCCTCGCCGACGGCATCGATGTGCCCCGCGCCATCGCTGTGCGGCGTGATCCGTGGAAACGGAAGCACGGCAGAGCGCGTGCCGGCGCGCGACTTCGTGTCGGACGGGTTCACGCCGGACCATTGCACGCGAACGCGCACGCAGCCGCGATCTGGCTCCGGTCGCGCAAGCTCTGCAATCGACAACACCTCGTGTGCAGGTCCTGTGCGTGTGTAGATGGCTGCGCGCATGTCGCAGGAATCGTACGCGCCGCTGCAGATGTCGCAACAGCCCCTTGTCGGTGATGGAACGACGCGTTAGCGTTCCGAACATGACGTGGGCGCGCGCACTGTCGCTTGGCTCTGCCCTGTGCGCGGTCGCCTGCACCGCGCACGCGCAGGACGCGCTCCTGGGCACCGTGCTGGAAGAACCCGGCAACGCCGGACTGGGCTTCCTCTTCCGCACCGAGACGTCCCCGTACATCGGTGCCGACCACCGCGACGACTTCCTGCCGCTATACCTCTACGAAGGCGAGCGCTTCTTCCTGCGTGCGAACCAAGTCGGCGTGCGCGTGTGGCACAACGACACGATGGGCTTCGAAGGATTCGCGGAGCGGCGCCTGGAAGGCTATCCGGAAGACGAAGCGCCTGCGTCATTGGAAGGCATGCGAGTGCGCAACACCGGCGCCGACCTCGGTGCGCGCTTCTACCTGCAGCACGGCGCATCGCGTTGGGACCTGAGCGTGCGGCACGACATCGCCAACCTCTCGCACGGCACCGAAGTGCGCGCCGGTTACGACTACACGATCCAGGGCGACCGCTGGCGCTTGCAGCCAGTCGTGTTGCTGTCGTGGCGCAGCGCCGACCTCAACGACTACTACTACGGCGTGTCGCCCCTGGAAGCGCGACCGGATCGCCCCGTCTACGACGCGGGCGCAGGTTGGAACGCCACGCTCGGGCTCTACGGCCAGTACAAGATCCTGCACAACTGGAGCCTCATCGGCGGCGCGTACGCCACGCAGGTGTCCTCCGAAATCCGCGACAGCCCGGTGGTGGAAGACAAGACGCGCTGGGGCGTGATGGCCGGTGCGGTCTACGACTTCGGCAACAGCCAGGTGCGTTGGGACGACGACAACACACCGACCTACATCAAGGTCTTCTACGGGCGCGACAGCGGCGAAGGCTGCCACCTGGTGCGCATCATGGCGCTGGCCTGCGTGAGCCTGAACGACGACGACCCGACCGACATCGTGGGCGTGCACGTCGGCCGCCCGTTCGTCTCGCGCTTCAACGGCTGGCCGGTCGACGTGATCGGCTACGCCGGCCTGCTGCGCCATCTCGAGAAAGGCCGCCAGCCCGACGGCTGGCAGATCGACGCCTACATGAAGGGCTTCTGGTACGGATTCCCCTGGAGCCATCGCGTGAACACGCGCCTGGGCTTCGGCATCGGCGTCTCCTACGCCGAGCGCGTGCCCTACACCGAAATCACCGCGCAGGCCCGCCGCGGGGAGAACACGTCGAAGCTGCTCAACTACCTGGAGCCGAGCGTCGACGTGAGCGTGGGCGACCTGTTCGGCAACAAGCGCTGGCACGACCTGTACTTCGGGTTCGCCGTGTCGCACCGCTCCGGCATCTTCGGCAGCTCGCAGCTGCTCGGGACCGTCGACGGCGGGTCCAACTACATCTACGCCTATCTCGAAGGGGCGTTCTGAAACGGCAGCGCCCGGGGGCGTCCCGTTTGGGCCGCCGGCTGCGTTTCTTTTCTTGATGAGCCATCGGGCAACCCCATGCTGACCCTCCGCCAGCTGCGCAAGCGCAAGGTCGGGCAATGGGTGCTCGGTTACACGGCGGTCGCGTGGGCCGCGTTGCAGGTGGCCGGCATGCTGGCCAGCACCTACGGCTGGTCGCCCACCGCGATGCGCGTGGGTGTGGCGCTGTCGGTCCTCGGGTTCTTCATCACGCTGGTCATCGCGTGGTTCCAGGGCGAGCGCGGGGTCCAGAAGGTCACGCGCGTCGAAGTGATCCTGATCGCGTTGATCATGGTCGTGGGCGGCGCCTGGTTGTGGCAGACGGTGCGCAACACGGCCGAATCGGAGGCCGTCCCCGGCACGCCGCTCGTGAGCGCGGGCATCCCCACGATCGAGCAGGATCCCTCCATCGCCGTGCTGCCGCTGGAGAACATGAGCACCGACAAGGAGCAGCAGTACTTCTCCGACGGTATTTCGGAAGAACTGCTCAACGTGCTGAACAAGGTGCCGGAGCTGCGCGTGATCGCGCGCACGTCGAGCTTCGCGTTCAAGGGCCAGGACATCGAGATCCCGGAGATCGCGCGCCGCCTGCACGTCGCGTCGATCCTGCAAGGCAGCGTGCGCAGGGCGGGCGGCCGTGTGCGCATCGCGGTGCAGTTGGTGCGCGCCACCGATGGCGCGCAGCTGTGGGCGGACACCTACGACCGCAACTTCGACGACATCTTCCAGGTGCAGGACGAGATCGCCGCCTCCGTCGTGGACCAACTGAAGATCAAGTTGCTGAAGGCACCGATCGTCACGCCCGTGGATCCCCGGGTGTATCCGCTGGTGCTCCAGGCACAGGCGCTGTTCGACCAGCAGAGCAAGGAGGGCCGCGCGCAGGCACTGCTCCTGTTCAAGCAGGCGCTGAACATCGCGCCGAACGAGTCGCGTGCGTGGGCGGGCCTGGGGCGCGTGTACATCAACCAATCCATCTACAGCGAAATGCCGCAGGCCGAAGCGGCGAAGCTGGCACGCGACGCGCTGAACAAGGCGTTGAGCATCGACCCGCGCAACGTCATCGCCATCACCGGCCTTGCGCGGCTGGCCGCGGACTTCGACTTCGACGCGCAGGCGGCCGCCGATTACAACAAGCGTGCGTTGCAGATCGAACCGAACAACCTGGTCGCCATCAACACGCTCGGCATCCTGCTCAGCAACGTGGGCCGCTTCGACGAAGCCCTGCCGCTGTACGACTACCGCGTGGCGCACGATCCCGCGAACCCCACCGCCTACAACAATCGCGGCATCACGCGTTATTACGCGCGGCAATGGGATGCGGCCATCGACGACTTCCGCAGCGCGCTGCGCCTGAGCCCTGCCTTCGTCGGCGCGCGCAACGGCATTGCCGCCTCGCTGCTGGCGGGCAAGGGCGACGCAGCCGGTGCGCTGCGCGAGATCGACCTCGAACCGGATGAAGCCTCGCGGCTGCAGGTGCGTGCGCTGGCCCTGTACTCCCTCGGCCGCACGCGAGAATCCAACGCGGCCCTGCAGCAGCTCATCAAGACCTATGGCGACCAGCAACCCACGCTGGTCGCGCTGGCGTACGCCTATCGCGTGGATCGCGACGAAGCGTTCAAGTGGCTGGGCAAAGCCGCGAGCAGCCACGACCCCGCCGCCACGTCGGTGGCCTTCGACGTCCTGGCCGACTCGCTGCGCGACGACCCGCGCTGGCAGCCCTTCCTGCACCAGATCGGCTATGCGCCGGAGCAACTGGCGAGCATCAAGATCGAGGTGCCGAAGCCGGGGACGTGATGCACGGGGTTAGCCTCACCCGACTAGGGGAGTCGCATCGCGCGATTCCGTCGTTCTCTCTGAGTGGGAGCCACAACAGAGAACGCCATGCAGATCCAGATCAAAAGAACGGTATGCCTGCTCGCCCTGGCCCTCGCCGCGACGGCGGCCATGGCCGCGACCCATTTCCTGCGCGCGCCGAGTGCGCGGCTTGGCTCGCCCAAGGTGATCATCGATTGGACGGAAGTCGGGCTGGGGAGCCTCGACAGCGTCAACTACGTGGCGAGCGCAACGGCCGGCGCGCGCTACCAGTGCGTCAACCGCGGCAACAACTGCCCGGCGGCTTCGAACAAGGAAGACGTGCTTGCGAATGTCTCCGTGGGCGGTACGTTCAACGTCGACAAGAACGGGAGGATCATCGGGACGCTGACCATTCCGGCGCCGCCTGGCACGTTGGTGTGTCCGGGGAATCAGAAGGTGGGGGTTGTCTCCGCCGTCTTCACCAACATCACCCTGACGGATTTGACCAACGGGATTACGACGCCGACCAATCCGTCGGCGCTGACGTACAACGGACCTGAGTGTCCGTAACCGATACGAGGAAAGAGCCCCGCCACGCGGGGCTCTTTCCTTACGACTGCACTAACAACCGCCGCTGCGGGCAGGATCACTCACGACAAGTTGCGTTGCCGCAACCTGCTTCGCGACACCCTGCACACCCGGCTCGGCGAGGCTGATGTGCCCCCGAATATCGAACTTCAGATTGACGACGTCGTCCTTGAATTTGATCGCGCCTTTCACGTCCGCGAAGTCCCCCGTGCCGTCCACGAGCGCGTGTTCGCAGCGACCGTGGATCTCTTCCGTGAAGTTGGCGTCCGTGTACTTCCCCGTGAAGGTGTAGGTCGTCTCGAATGTTCCGCACGCCGTGCCGTTGAGGCAGCCGACGAAGAGCTCGGTCCCTTGCTCGATGTACGTGCCGCTCGGGTTGAGCCTGGAGGCGGAGACATAGGTGTACCAGCAGCCGTCGAGGCTTCCGGAGAGATCGATCGGCGGGTAATCCCCTGTGTCGACGGGTGGACTCCCGACGGGCGGTTGACATGTGTTGTTGAACACGCCGATCGCGGAGACCTGCGTGGTCCCCGCAAGCGCCGGCGCGGACAGGATGGCGAACACCAATGACGTCATGGCCGCAGAGAGCAGGAAATGATGGGCTTTCATGGCGTTCTCCGTGGATGGGGCACCCCATCCAACGACCGAAAATCCCGTCCAGGGAAGTGACTCGGGGAGAAGTCACCGTGACCTGCCCCGCCGCATGAGCACGTGGTTATCGGGCATGCGCAACGCATCGGCGCCCGAACATGCTGACGCGGCGCCCGGTCCGGGGGCGATCCGCGCGCAGTTGGAAGCGATCCTCGCCAGCCCCCAGTTCGCCAACGCGCCAAGCATCGGGAAGATGTTGCGCTTCGTGGTCGAGCATGCGCTCGACGGCAAGGCCGATCGGCTGAAGGAATACACCCTCGGGGTCGAGGTCTTCGACCGAGGCGGCGACTTCGACCCGCGCCAGGACACGATCGTCCGCGTGCAGGCACGACGCCTGCGGGAACGTCTCACGGAGTACTACCGCTTGTCGGGCGCCGCCGACCCGGTCCGGATCAGTCTGCCCACGGGGCACTACGTGCCGACGTTCGAAGCAACCTCCTTCAATGCCGCACCTCTGCCGTCGCCGCGCCCGCGGATGGCGCTGTTGACGCTCGTGCTCGCCCTGGTGGCACTCGTTTCGCTCGCGGCCGTGTTCTGGCCAAGGGACGCCAGGAATCCTCCGTCGCCAACGGCTGCCGGCACCCCGAATCGGATCGCGGTGCTCGCCTTCACCGACCTCTCCCAGGCGCACGACCAGGAATACCTGGCCGACGGACTCGCGGAAGAAATCATCAACCAGCTCGCGCAGGTGCCGACGCTGCAGGTCATTGGTCGGACCTCAAGTTTTTCGTTCAAGGGCAAGAACGAAGACATGCGTGAGATCGGAAGGAAACTCGATGTCTCCCACCTGTTGGAAGGCAGCGTGCGCAGGGACGGCGACCAGCTGCGCATCACGACGCAGCTGATCCGGGCCGACGATGGCTCGCACGTCTGGTCGAAGACCTACGCACGCGAGGTGCGCGACGTCTTTACCGTCCAGGAGGAGATCGCCCGCGACGTGGCGCAGGCCATGAGCGTGAAGCTGGACGCCGCGGCCTTCAATCGCGAACAAGGCGGAACGACCAACGTGGAGGCGTACGAACGCTTCCTGCGTTATCGCAGCATCGTGATGCGCGAACTGTTCGACGCCCAACACAACCGCGAACGCCTGCAACTGGCGCGCGAGATGGTCGCGCTGGATCCGCAGTGCGCGCTGTGCTGGGACATGTTGGCGAGCGCGCTTGACCAAATGGCCCAGGGGCTCGGCGACCCGCAGGCAAAGCAGTTCAGGGCCGAAGCGCTGCAGGCCCGCGCGCACATCGGCCAGATCGCGCCGAACAGTTGGCTGGCGAAGCTCCACCGCGCGAATGCGATGTGGCGCGAAGGCAAGCGCGCCGAAGCCCTCGCGCTTGCGAAGCAGGTCGCGGATTCCGGCCCGTCGACATGGGAGCGCATGGGCGACTACGCCTGGATGCTCTTTGCCCTCGGCCACCTGGACGAGACCGTGGCGCTGGTCGAGCGGGCGCGCGCGCTCGATCCGATGGCGATGTACCTGTCCCGCGACCTGCAGTTCGACTACATCGCCGCGCGCCGGCATGACGAGGCCGAGGCCGAGTACCAACGAGGACGGACACTGGAAGGCAGCCAGCTCGGCCCTGACTTTGTCGCCTTCTTCCGCCAGTTGGCCGGCAAGCGACCCGGCGGGGTGAAGGAGTTGCGCGAACTGCATGCCCGGATGGGCCAGCAGGAAAAAAGATTCGACACGCAAGCCTTCCGCGACCTGGGCCAGGTGCTGGGCGATCGCAACGCCATGCTTGCCGTCACGCGCAAGGCGCTGGCCGATGACGCATACGGCGGCGAGATCACCGACGTGTGGGCCGAAGTGGCGGATGCGCTCGGTGATGCGGACCTGACTGCCATCGCCGTGCGCAAGCAACTGGAGTCTTCCGAGGGGTTCAAGGAAGGCACGATGACGCCTGTGCCCTATAACGTCTTTTGGGTCGTTCCCTACTCCAGTGTCCGCTCCCATCCGGAGTTCAAGAGGCTGCTGGTCGAAACGGGTGTGGTGGATTACTGGCGGAAGACCGGCAAATGGGGCGATGGGTGTGGGCCGGTGGGCGAGACGGACTTTCAGTGCAGATGACGGGCGCTTGTCTCGGAGTGGCTGAAAAGGTCCAGCGACGGTTTGTAGACCGTGCTGCTGCCACCAAAGGCGCCCAACACGCTGTGGAAAACGTTGTCGTCGCCGAACGGGGCCCTGGAGAGAATCTCGTTGGGCGAAATCGCCTTGGCTTCGCTGAAGGCGGGAGACATCCATACGAGGAATGGCACGTCCCGTTGGACATCGGGCGCGACGGAATTCGGAGCGCCATGGAGATAGAACCCGCGCTCTCCCAATGATTCGCCGTGATCGGAAATGTAGATCATGGTCGAGGCGCTGTCCGGGACCGCTTCCAGGAGCTTGATCGTGTCGGCGAGGAAGTGATCCGTGTAGACGATGGTGTTGTCGTAGGCATTGACGAGCGAGGCGTGCGTGCAGGTGCTGACATCCACCGACGCGCAGACTGGCTGGAAACGTGCGAACGCCTCCGGAACATCGCGGTCGTACCGGGGGCCGTGGCTGCCCCGCGCGTGCAGCACGACGAAGATCCGCGGGGACGTGGAGCGGGCAAGCATTTCCCCAAGGCGATCAAGCAGCGCCTCGTCGTATTGCTTGCGGATCTCGCCCACGCGCTCGTAATGCGCGATCTTCAGCGGCGGCTCCCCCCAGTTGTTGGATCGCCAGATGACCTCGACGCCGTGGCGTTGCAGGTAGTTGGGGAGGATCTCCTGGCTGACGTTTGCCGGCGCATCGCCCCCGACGTGCGACAACATGCAGCGGATCGCTGCCGTCGTATAGGTCGCGCACGCATGGACATCGGGCAAGACGATGACGCCGGCCTTGGCGAGCTCCGGGTTTGTATTCCTGCCGTACCCGTAAAGGGAGAAGTTGCTTGCGCGTGCTGATTCGCCGATCACCAGTACCACGATGATCTTGCGTTCCGGGTGCGCATTGGGAATGAAGTGCAAGGGCGGCAGCGGTACTTGCTTGCGGTTCGCATCGGCGACGGCCTCCAGATAGCGCGTCGTGTTCGCGAGGTAGGACCACGGCAGCATCAATCCGCCCAGGCGCTTGGCGTGTTCGTCGAACCATGGCCACGTCGACGATCCTGCATACACCATGGCGGCACCGAAAACGACAGTGGCGATCAGCAAGCGAAGGCGGCGCAGACGGGTGGAGCCTGTGATGGACGTCGTGGCGACGATGGACGCAGGCAACAGGCCAAGCAGGAACAGGTAGACGATGATCTTCGGGTGGAACAGGTCGAAGGTCTGCTGACGATCGGTGTCGACGACGTTGCCCATCATCGTCTTGTCGAGCAGGACGTTGTACGTCTCGATGAAATAGAGCGCGATGGCATTGCCGATGAGCAACGCGATGCAGACCAGCTTCATCGCCCGCAGGGAGAGGAGCGATGCCGAGGTCAGCAACATCACCATCAAGACCACCTGCAAACCGCTCAGGATCAGCAGATCCAGCATGCCGGGCCATGAGATCGCGCGGGTGGTGGAAGCCGCGAAGGAAAACAGCGGCCATCCGAACAACAGCATGTTCGCCAGGGTGAACCCGAAAACGAACGTCGGGTATCCGCAGCTGAAAGGGAAGCCAGGAATGTTTCGCGCGATGCGCTTGAGCAGCACGAAGCCTCCCGGCGCTGAGCCAAGTCGAGCATAGCCGAGCGCCCGAGGGTCCGCTTTGGGTCGACAGCAGCCACTCGCTTCGTGTGTGTCCGCTCTCGCCCAGAGCGGACCGCGTGCCTCCGCGCCTAAAATGTCGCGCCCACCCGCGCCATCGGATGCCCCGCATGTTGCGACTGACCGACCTCAAGCTGCCGCTGGACCACCCCGAGCCGGCGCTGCGCGAGGCGATCCTGGCCCGGCTGGGCATCGCCCCCGGCGAGCTGGCGGGCTACACCGTCGCCAAACGCAGCTACGACGCGCGCCGACGCGGCGCGATCGTGCTGATCTATTCGGTCGACGTCGACACCCCGCGCGAAGCCGACATCCTGCGGCGGCTGGAGCTGGACGGCGACAGCAGCAAGGTGATGCCCACGCCAGACACCCGCTACAAGTTCGTGGCGCGCGCGCCGGACAAGCTTCCGCTGCGCCCCCTTGTGATCGGCATGGGGCCGTGCGGCCTGTTCGCAGGCCTCGTGCTCGCGCAGATGGGCTTCCGGCCCATCATCCTCGAGCGCGGCAAGGCCGTGCGCGAGCGCACCAAGGACACTTGGGGCCTGTGGCGCAAGAAGGTGCTCAATCCGGAATCCAACGTGCAGTTCGGCGAAGGCGGTGCGGGCACGTTCTCCGACGGCAAGCTGTGGAGCCAGATCAGCGACCCGAAGCATTACGGGCGCAAGGTGATCGACGAGTTCGTCCGGGCTGGCGCGCCGGAGGAGATCGCGTACGTCAGCAAACCGCACATCGGCACGTTCCGCCTGGTGTCCATGGTGGAGCAGATGCGCGCGACGATCGAATCCCTGGGCGGGGAGATTCGATTCAGCCAGCGCGTCGACGATCTGCTGGTCGAAACCGATCGCGCCGGCGTGCGCCACGTGCGCGGCGTGACGCTCGAAGGCGGCGAGCAACTGCGCGCCGACCACGTCGTGCTCGCGCTCGGTCACAGCGCACGCGACACGTTCGCGATGCTGCATGCGCGCGGTGTTTTCGTCGAAGCCAAGCCGTTCTCGATCGGTTTCCGCATCGAGCATCCGCAATCGCTGATCGACAACGCCCGCTTCGGCCCGCAGGCCGGGCATCCGCTGCTCGGGGCAGCCGATTACAAGCTCGTGCACCACTGCCGCAACGGCCGCTCGGTCTACAGCTTCTGCATGTGCCCCGGCGGCACCGTGGTCGCCGCGGCCAGCGAGCCCGGGCGCGTGGTCACCAATGGCATGAGCCAGTATTCGCGCAACGAGCGCAACGCAAATGCAGCGATCGTCTGCGGCATCACGCCCGAGGACTACGCGCCCTATGGAGAGGGTCCGCTCGCCGGCATTGCGCTGCAACGGCATTGGGAAGCGCGCGCGTTCGAACTCGGCGGCGGAGACTACGAAGCGCCGGGGCAGTTGGTGGGCGATTTCCTGAAGGATCGAGCGTCGAGCGCGTTCGGTGCGGTGCTCCCCTCCTACAAGCCGGGCGTGCGCCTGGGCGATCTCGCACCCTCGCTGCCGGAGTACGCGATCGCGGCGATCCGCGAGGCGCTACCGGCGTTCGAAAAGCAGGTCCGCGGGTTTGCGATGCACGACGCGGTGTTGACCGGTGTCGAAACCCGCACGTCCTCGCCGGTGCGCGTCACGCGTGGCGAGGACGGCCACAGCCTCAATACGCGCGGGCTGTTCCCGGCCGGCGAAGGCGCGGGCTACGCGGGCGGCATCCTGTCGGCTGGCGTCGATGGCATCCGCACGGCCGAAGCGGTCGCGCTCGATATTCTTTCCCGCACCGCGCGCGTCGCTTAGCCCCTTATTGCCACTTGATCAATTTCACCAACTTCCCTTTCTTGTCGTAAAGCAGTGATGCGCCGCCTCCGGTACACAGGATCGTGGTCTGTTCGATGTCATCCACGGATCGACTGGTACCGGTAAAGGTGCTCGCGCCCGCAACAGCTTTCGGACATGTCGAAGGAGCCTCGACACGCCAACCGTCTGGAGTTTTCTCGATCGTAAGATCGACCTCAGACGTGAATCCCGAGCAGCATTGGCGGATTTCATCACTTGCCAGGGACCGGATCTCCGCCGACCCGAGTTCACGATTCGCCACGCCGGCGCATCCAGCGCAAATCGACGTGATGACCAACACCAGGAATCGCGACATCGGTTCTCCTTTCATGCGATGACT comes from Lysobacter sp. KIS68-7 and encodes:
- a CDS encoding DUF5694 domain-containing protein, producing MFARMVVLLCALIAAGDASAQTAANPAPTKVMIVGTFHLDNPGRDVFNVQVDDVLTDKRQKELAAVAASLAKFAPTEVMVEWPQAQTDEQYASFRAGKLPPSRNEVVQLGFRLAKLRELERVHGIDVQGEFPFDPVKAYASSHGMAPRLDAALAGAGHEVQNLSERVREGSIGSVLRYMNSPERALKNHGFYVDMLRYGDGDTQPGARLVGAWYARNLAICARLLQSLPAGGRAVVFYGEGHAYLLRQCIVEAPGVELVEANDYLPK
- the eptA gene encoding phosphoethanolamine--lipid A transferase EptA; translated protein: MLLKRIARNIPGFPFSCGYPTFVFGFTLANMLLFGWPLFSFAASTTRAISWPGMLDLLILSGLQVVLMVMLLTSASLLSLRAMKLVCIALLIGNAIALYFIETYNVLLDKTMMGNVVDTDRQQTFDLFHPKIIVYLFLLGLLPASIVATTSITGSTRLRRLRLLIATVVFGAAMVYAGSSTWPWFDEHAKRLGGLMLPWSYLANTTRYLEAVADANRKQVPLPPLHFIPNAHPERKIIVVLVIGESARASNFSLYGYGRNTNPELAKAGVIVLPDVHACATYTTAAIRCMLSHVGGDAPANVSQEILPNYLQRHGVEVIWRSNNWGEPPLKIAHYERVGEIRKQYDEALLDRLGEMLARSTSPRIFVVLHARGSHGPRYDRDVPEAFARFQPVCASVDVSTCTHASLVNAYDNTIVYTDHFLADTIKLLEAVPDSASTMIYISDHGESLGERGFYLHGAPNSVAPDVQRDVPFLVWMSPAFSEAKAISPNEILSRAPFGDDNVFHSVLGAFGGSSTVYKPSLDLFSHSETSARHLH
- a CDS encoding epoxide hydrolase codes for the protein MKRRINATRWPEKENVTDTSQGVQLGPLQELARYWATDYDWRKCEAKLNALPQFVTEIDGLDIHFIHVRSKHKGALPVIISHGWPGSIIEQIKLIGPLTDPTAFGGTAEDAFDVVIPSIPGYGFSSKPTVTWDHARMARAWVELMKRLGYTRFVAQGGDVGGQITDAMAVAAPAELVGVHTNFLFALPDNVSNTIQTGAPPPSDITDQEKAALQKLQGFFVKNAGYAIEMATRPQTLYGLADSPVALAAWLIDHGDGDDQPAAAVLAAMRTPTEGQPPERLTRDDVLDNITLYWLTNTGVSSARSYWDNKPPYFGPKKFSIPAAFTVFPGEIYQPSRRWAEGGYPNLVYFNEAKKGGHFAAWEEPLVFASEMRAAFKALH
- a CDS encoding NADPH:quinone reductase, with product MRAAIYTRTGPAHEVLSIAELARPEPDRGCVRVRVQWSGVNPSDTKSRAGTRSAVLPFPRITPHSDGAGHIDAVGEDVDPARVGERVWLWNAAWGRPDGTAAEFVVVPAEQAVRLPDGVDLKVGALLGIPALTAYHAVHMHGGVEGKRVLVAGGAGAVGHYAVQMARLTGAAQVIATVSNEAKATLARDAGADATIDYRRADVREAIRVATDGRGVDRIIEVDFAANATLDFDLLARDGDVVIYGSGHPMVEVPFVPGILKNISCHFFIVYHLSERDRRRAIDGLTALLASGALQHNIAAELPLERIADAHALVEGGKAVGNVIVSLGE
- a CDS encoding MipA/OmpV family protein, which produces MTWARALSLGSALCAVACTAHAQDALLGTVLEEPGNAGLGFLFRTETSPYIGADHRDDFLPLYLYEGERFFLRANQVGVRVWHNDTMGFEGFAERRLEGYPEDEAPASLEGMRVRNTGADLGARFYLQHGASRWDLSVRHDIANLSHGTEVRAGYDYTIQGDRWRLQPVVLLSWRSADLNDYYYGVSPLEARPDRPVYDAGAGWNATLGLYGQYKILHNWSLIGGAYATQVSSEIRDSPVVEDKTRWGVMAGAVYDFGNSQVRWDDDNTPTYIKVFYGRDSGEGCHLVRIMALACVSLNDDDPTDIVGVHVGRPFVSRFNGWPVDVIGYAGLLRHLEKGRQPDGWQIDAYMKGFWYGFPWSHRVNTRLGFGIGVSYAERVPYTEITAQARRGENTSKLLNYLEPSVDVSVGDLFGNKRWHDLYFGFAVSHRSGIFGSSQLLGTVDGGSNYIYAYLEGAF